A window of the Balaenoptera acutorostrata chromosome 13, mBalAcu1.1, whole genome shotgun sequence genome harbors these coding sequences:
- the MN1 gene encoding transcriptional activator MN1, whose amino-acid sequence MFGLDQFEPQINSRNAGQGERNFNEAGLSMNAHFKAPAFHAGGPPGPVDPAMSGLGEPPILGMNMEPYGFHARGHSELHAGGLQAQPVHGFFGGQQPHHGHPGGHHPHQHHPHFGGNFGGSDPGASCLHGGRLLGYGGAAGGLGSQPPFAEGYDHLADSQGPESFGPQRPGNLPDFHSSGASGHAVPAPCLPLDQSPNRAASFHGLPASSGSDSHSLEPRRVANQGAVDSLEYNYPGEPPSGHFDMFSPSDSEGQLPHYAAGRQVPGGSFPGASAMPRAAGMVGLSKMHAQQQQQQQQQHGVFFERFGGTRKMPVGLEPAVGSRHPLMQPPQQAPPPPPPQQPPQQPPPPPPQQQQPPPPPPPPGLLVRQNSCPPALPRPQQGEAGTPSGGLQDGGPMLPSQHAQFEYPIHRLENRSMHPYSEPVFNMQHPPPQQTPNQRLQHFDAPPYMNVAKRPRFDFPGSAGVDRCASWNGSMHNGALDNHLSPSAYSGLPGEFTPPVPDSFPSGPPLQHPAPDHQSLQQQQQQQQQQQQQQQQQQQQQQQRQNAALMIKQMASRNQQQRLRQPNLAQLGHPGDVGQGGLVHSGPVGGLAQPNFERESGGAGAGRLGTFEQQAQHLAQESAWFPGPHPPPGDLLPRRMGGSGLPADCGPHDPGLAPPPPPGGSGVLFRGSLQEPLRMPGEGHVPALPSPGLQFGGSLASLGQLQSPGAGVGLPSAPSERRPQPPDFTAPALGGQPGFPFGAANRQATPHSGPGVNSPPSAGGGGGSTGGGGGGGAYPPQPDFQPSQRTSASKLGALSLGSFNKPSSKDNLFGQSCLAALSTACQNMIASLGAPNLNVTFNKKNPPEGKRKLSQNETDGAAMASNPGSDYFPGGTAPGAPGPGGQSGTSSSGSKASGPPNPPAQGDGTSLSPNYTLESTSGNDGKPVPGGGGRGRGRRKRDSGHVSPGTFFDKYSAAPDSGGAPGVSPGQQQAPAVGGSSTGEARGAPTPHEKALTSPSWGKGAELLLGDQPDLMASLDGGAKSDGSSPHAGEFASDEVSTSYANEDEVSSSSDNPPALAKASRSPLVTGSPKLPPRGLGAGEHGPKAPPAPLGLGILSTSTSTPDSYGGGGTGHPGTPGLEQVRTPTSSSGAPPPDEIHPLEILQAQIQLQRQQFSISEDQPLGLKGGKKGECAVGASGAQNGDSELGSCCSEAVKSAMSTIDLDSLMAEHSATWYLPADKALVDGADEDKTLAPWEKAKPQNPNSKEAHDLPPNKASATQPGSHLQCLSVHCTDDVGDAKTRASVPTWRSLHSDISNRFGTFVAALT is encoded by the coding sequence ATGTTTGGGCTGGACCAATTCGAGCCCCAGATCAACAGCAGGAACGCTGGCCAGGGCGAGAGGAACTTTAACGAGGCCGGACTAAGCATGAACGCCCACTTTAAGGCCCCGGCTTTCCACGCGGGGGGACCCCCTGGCCCCGTGGACCCTGCCATGAGCGGGCTGGGCGAACCCCCGATCTTGGGCATGAACATGGAGCCTTACGGCTTTCACGCGCGTGGCCACTCGGAGTTGCACGCGGGGGGGCTGCAGGCGCAGCCGGTGCACGGATTCTTTGGAGGCCAACAGCCGCACCACGGCCACCCGGGAGGCCACCACCCCCACCAGCATCACCCCCACTTCGGGGGCAACTTCGGCGGGTCGGATCCTGGGGCCTCGTGCCTGCACGGGGGTCGTCTGCTCGGCTACGGCGGCGCGGCCGGCGGCCTGGGCAGCCAGCCGCCCTTCGCCGAGGGTTATGATCACCTGGCGGATAGCCAGGGGCCGGAGAGCTTCGGCCCGCAGCGACCTGGGAACCTCCCGGACTTCCACAGTTCGGGCGCCTCAGGCCACGCCGTGCCTGCCCCATGCTTGCCGCTGGACCAGAGCCCTAACCGAGCCGCCTCCTTCCATGGCCTGCCCGCCTCCAGTGGCTCCGATTCCCACAGTCTGGAGCCCCGGAGGGTGGCGAACCAAGGAGCCGTCGACTCGCTGGAATACAATTACCCGGGCGAGCCGCCCTCGGGACATTTCGACATGTTTTCCCCCTCTGATTCTGAGGGGCAGCTGCCTCATTATGCAGCGGGTCGTCAGGTTCCCGGGGGCTCTTTCCCGGGTGCCTCGGCCATGCCTAGAGCTGCAGGCATGGTGGGCTTGTCCAAAATGCACgcccagcagcagcaacagcagcagcagcagcacggAGTGTTCTTCGAGAGGTTCGGCGGGACCCGCAAGATGCCCGTGGGTCTGGAGCCTGCAGTAGGCTCCAGGCACCCGTTAATGCAGCCTCCCCAGcaggccccgccgccgccgccgccgcagcagcCCCcgcagcagccgccgccgccgcctccgcagCAGCaacagccgccgccgccgccgccgccgcctgggCTTCTGGTCCGGCAAAATTCGTGTCCGCCTGCGCTCCCGCGTCCCCAGCAGGGCGAGGCGGGCACGCCCAGCGGCGGCCTGCAGGACGGGGGCCCCATGCTGCCCAGCCAACACGCGCAGTTCGAGTACCCCATCCACCGGCTGGAGAACCGGAGCATGCACCCTTATTCCGAGCCTGTATTCAACATGCAGCACCCTCCTCCGCAGCAGACGCCCAACCAGCGGCTGCAGCATTTCGACGCACCCCCCTACATGAATGTGGCCAAGAGGCCGCGCTTTGACTTCCCGGGCAGCGCGGGAGTGGATCGCTGCGCTTCGTGGAACGGCAGCATGCACAACGGCGCTCTGGACAACCACCTCTCGCCCTCCGCCTATTCCGGCCTACCCGGCGAGTTCACGCCGCCTGTGCCCGACAGCTTCCCCTCGGGGCCACCCCTGCAGCATCCGGCCCCGGACCACCAgtccctgcagcagcagcagcagcagcagcaacagcagcagcagcagcagcagcagcagcagcaacagcagcagcagcgccAAAACGCGGCCCTCATGATCAAGCAGATGGCGTCGCGGAACCAGCAGCAGCGGCTGCGCCAGCCCAACCTGGCCCAGCTAGGCCACCCCGGGGACGTGGGCCAGGGCGGCCTGGTGCACAGCGGCCCAGTGGGCGGCTTGGCCCAGCCGAACTTTGAGCGCGAAAGCGGCGGCGCGGGCGCCGGGCGCCTGGGCACGTTCGAGCAGCAGGCTCAGCACTTGGCGCAGGAAAGTGCGTGGTTCCCAGGTCCGCACCCGCCGCCGGGTGACTTGCTGCCCCGCCGGATGGGAGGTTCAGGCCTGCCCGCTGACTGCGGCCCGCACGACCCCGGACTGGCGCCGCCCCCTCCGCCCGGTGGCTCGGGGGTGCTGTTCCGGGGCTCTCTGCAGGAGCCGCTGAGGATGCCCGGAGAGGGCCACGTGCCCGCGCTGCCCTCCCCTGGCCTGCAGTTCGGGGGCAGCCTGGCCAGCCTGGGGCAGCTGCAGTCGcccggggctggggtggggctgccCAGCGCTCCCTCCGAGCGCCGGCCCCAGCCGCCCGATTTCACAGCGCCCGCGCTCGGGGGCCAGCCTGGCTTCCCGTTCGGCGCAGCGAACCGGCAGGCCACGCCGCACAGCGGCCCAGGCGTGAACTCGCCCCCGAGcgcgggcgggggcggcggcagcactggcggcggcggcggcgggggcgcaTACCCGCCGCAGCCTGATTTCCAGCCCAGCCAGCGCACCTCGGCCAGTAAGCTGGGCGCGCTCTCGCTGGGCTCCTTCAACAAGCCCAGCTCCAAGGACAACCTGTTCGGCCAGAGTTGCCTGGCTGCACTCTCCACCGCCTGCCAGAACATGATCGCCAGCCTCGGGGCCCCCAACCTCAACGTTACCTTCAACAAGAAGAACCCGCCCGAGGGCAAGAGGAAACTGAGCCAGAACGAGACCGACGGCGCGGCCATGGCCAGCAACCCGGGCTCGGATTACTTCCCAGGAGGGACTGCTCCTGGGGCCCCAGGGCCCGGAGGCCAGTCGGGGACCAGTAGCAGCGGCTCCAAAGCCTCTGGGCCGCCCAATCCGCCCGCCCAGGGGGATGGCACCAGCCTCTCCCCCAACTACACCCTGGAATCAACGTCGGGGAACGACGGCAAGCCGGTTCCCGGGGGCGGTGGCCGGGGCCGGGGTCGCAGAAAAAGGGACAGTGGTCACGTGAGCCCCGGGACCTTCTTCGACAAGTACTCGGCAGCGCCGGACAGCGGGGGCGCGCCTGGGGTGAGCCCAGGGCAACAGCAGGCGCCAGCCGTCGGGGGAAGCTCCACAGGCGAGGCGCGCGGGGCGCCTACGCCTCATGAGAAGGCGCTCACGTCGCCTTCGTGGGGGAAGGGGGCCGAGTTGCTCCTGGGGGACCAGCCGGACCTCATGGCGTCCCTGGACGGTGGGGCGAAGTCGGACGGTAGTTCCCCGCACGCGGGCGAGTTCGCCTCGGACGAGGTGAGCACGAGCTACGCCAACGAGGACGAGGTGTCATCCAGCTCCGACaaccccccagccctggccaaaGCGAGTAGGAGCCCTCTGGTGACAGGCTCGCCCAAACTCCCTCCCCGCGGGTTGGGCGCCGGGGAACATGGACCGAAGGCGCCCCCAGCCCCTCTTGGCCTGGGCATCTTGTCTACCTCTACCTCCACCCCCGATAGCTACGGCGGCGGGGGCACGGGCCATCCCGGCACGCCGGGCCTGGAGCAGGTCCGGACCCCAACGAGCAGCAGCGGTGCACCGCCGCCTGACGAGATCCACCCCCTGGAGATCCTCCAGGCACAGATCCAGCTGCAGAGGCAGCAGTTCAGCATCTCTGAGGACCAGCCCCTGGGGCTCAAGGGTGGCAAGAAGGGTGAGTGTGCTGTGGGGGCTTCTGGTGCGCAGAATGGTGACAGCGAGCTGGGCAGCTGCTGCTCCGAGGCCGTCAAGAGCGCCATGAGCACCATCGATCTGGACTCGCTGATGGCAGAGCACAGCGCCACCTGGTACCTGCCGGCCGACAAGGCTTTGGTGGACGGCGCAGACGAGGACAAGACGCTGGCACCCTGGGAGAAGGCCAAACCCCAGAACCCCAACAGCAAAGAAG